GTACGACGGCGGTTACGAGGCGTACCTGATGGAGCGCGAGATCGCCCGCAGGCACGCGCGCGAAGCCTACGAGGAGTACGCCGACACGAAAGCGGGCTTGGAGGCCCGCGCCCAGATGCAGCGCAACTGGCTCGAACACGGCGTCCGCAACGCACGCCGCAAGGCGCGTGATCCCAGGAAGCTGGACTCGGACAAGGCGGGCCGCAAGATGCGCGCCGAATCCACCGAGAAGCAGGCGGCCAAGGCCAGGCAGACCCAGCGCCGCATCGAACGGCTGGAGGTGGTGGAGGAGCCGCGCAAGGAATGGGAGCTGCGTATGAGCATCGCCGCGGCCCCGCGCAGCGGCTCGGTGGTGGCGACACTGTCCCAGGCGCGGGTGACCCGGGGCGACTTCACGCTCGGCCCGATCACCACCCAGGTCGACTGGGCGGACCGCATCGTGCTCACCGGCGCGAACGGCTCGGGGAAGTCCACGCTGCTGGCGCTGTTACTGGGAAAACTGCGGCCCGACAGCGGAACCGCGAGCCTGGGCTCCGGCGTCCGGATCGGCGAGGTCGACCAGGCGCGCGGACTGTTCCGCGGACCCGTCGCACTGGCCGACACTTTCGGCGCCGAACTCCCGGAGTGGCCGGAGGCGGACACTCGCACCCTGCTGGCGAAATTCGGCTTGCGCGGCCCGCACGTGCAGCGCCCGTGCGACACCCTTTCCCCCGGCGAACGCACCCGCGCCGCGCTCGCCCTGCTCCAGGCCCGCGGAGTGAACCTGCTCGTGCTGGACGAGCCGACCAACCACCTGGACCTCCCCGCCATCGAACAACTGGAGCAGGCCGTCGAATCCTTCACGGGCACACTGATACTCGTCACCCACGACCGCCGCATGCTCGACACGGTCCGAGCGACCCGGCGTTGGCACATGAACGCGGGCGTACTCACCGAAACCCACTGACCACAACTGTGGCAACCCGGCCGGTTGCAGTCCGAGGTGGCCCAAAGATCCGGCATCCGGCCGCTCTCACAAGATCAGGGCAGCAGTGCGTAGATGTACATGTCGCGGGGCTCGCCGCCGACCTTCTCCCATCGGCGCAGCAGCCCTTCCCGTTGGTATCCGGCTGCTTCGGCGGCTCGCCAGGATCCTTCGTTCGCGGGTTCCACGAACAGCTCGAGCCGGGAGATCTCGTCGTGGACGGCGGCCCAGGAACTGAGGACGCGCAGTGCACGGGTCGCGTACCCGTGGCGTCTATAGCGCTGAAGAACCCAGTACCCGACCGAGGCTCTGCCGTGGTGGATATTCCGACGCCATAGCCCGATCTGACCCACGGCGGTATCGGTGGCGGGGTCGGTGATGGCGAATGACCATCCCTCGCCGGTGATCGCTCGTCGGTGCTGGCGTTGAATGAATGCGCGCGCATCGCGGTGATCACCGTGGGCGACTACGGTGGTGTTCAAGGGAATCGTCGGGTCCTGCCCGGCCTCGACGACGCTGCCCGCGTCGGCTTCTGCGAAGGGACGCAACCGCGTCTGCTCGCCCTCCAGTTCGGGCACTGTCAAAATCGTCATGACCTCGACTCAACGCGCGAGAGCGGTAAGGCGCAAACAAGTTTCGAGTGTGACCGCGTATCCGCCGTCCTCGCCGAAGGCGCGACCGAACTACACAGCCGCGACCCGCTTGGCCAGGTCGTCCGCCAGCTGGCGTGCCTGAGCCGGGTCGGTGGCTTCCACCATCACCCGCACCAGTTCTTCGGTGCCGCTCGGCCGCAGCAGCACTCGCCCGGAGTCACCGAGTACTCGCTCCGCCTCCAGCACCGCGTCCCGGATCTCGGGGGCGCGCGCCACCACGGATTTGTCGCTGACCGGCACGTTCACCAGGATCTGCGGCACGGTCTGCAGTACTGCGGCCAGGTCGGCCAGGGTGCGCCGGGACTGCGCCATCCGCGCCATCAGGCGCAAGCCGGTGAGGATGCCGTCGCCGGTGGTGCCGTATCGCGGGAACACCACGTGCCCCGACTGCTCGCCGCCGAGGGTGTAGCCGCCGCGCCGCAATTCCTCGAGCACGTAGCGGTCGCCGACGGCCGTGGTGCGCATGGTGATTCCCGCCGCGCGCATGGCGATGTGCAGGCCGAGGTTGCTCATCACGGTGGCGACCAAGGTGTCGTGGGCCAGCTCGCCCGCCTCATGCATGGCGAGCGCGAGGATCGCGAGGATCGCGTCGCCGTCGACAACATTGCCGTAGGCGTCGACGGCCAGGCAGCGGTCGGCGTCGCCGTCGTGCGCGAGACCGAGATCGGCGCCGTGCTCCACCACCGCGGCCCGCACCTGGTCCAGATGGGTCGAGCCGCAGCCGTCGTTGATGTTCAGCCCGTCGGGCTCGGCGTTGATCGCGATCACCGTCGCCCCCGCCTCGCGGTAGGCGGCGGGCCCCACCTCGGCGGCGGCGCCGTGTGCGCAGTCGACCACGACGGTCAGCCCGGACAGGTCCTGACCGGTCGCCTCGACCAGGTGTTCCACATAGCGTTCGTGGGTGCCCGCGAGGCTGTACTGATCCGGGACGGTCAGCCCTTGATCGCGCGCGCCCGCCGCGTTGCGCACCCGTCCGATGCTCGCGCCGGTCGGGCGGAACGGCGACTCGGCGGCTATCAGCGCCTCGATCCGGTCCTCGATCGCGTCATCGAGTTTGTGCCCGCCCGCGGCGAAGATCTTGATCCCGTTGTCGGGCATCGGATTGTGCGAGGCGGAGATCATCACGCCGAGACACGCGTCGTACAAACCGGTGAGATAGGCGACCGCAGGCGTCGGCAGCACCCCCACCGACAGCACATCCA
Above is a genomic segment from Nocardia sputorum containing:
- a CDS encoding ABC-F family ATP-binding cassette domain-containing protein, with protein sequence MSTTLHARGLSAAHGERTLFADLDLTLAPGDVIGLVGVNGAGKSTLLRMLADRHSPTGSIALSPPDATVGYLAQEAQRVRGETVFEFLGRRTGVTEAQRAMDAAAERLAEGGPDEYSPALERWLALGGADLDQRAHEIAADLGLADSLPSGLDTPMTGLSGGQAARAGLASVLLSRFDILLLDEPTNDLDLDGLARLEQFVAGVRVPLMVISHDREFLARTVNRIVELDLAQQQVGWYDGGYEAYLMEREIARRHAREAYEEYADTKAGLEARAQMQRNWLEHGVRNARRKARDPRKLDSDKAGRKMRAESTEKQAAKARQTQRRIERLEVVEEPRKEWELRMSIAAAPRSGSVVATLSQARVTRGDFTLGPITTQVDWADRIVLTGANGSGKSTLLALLLGKLRPDSGTASLGSGVRIGEVDQARGLFRGPVALADTFGAELPEWPEADTRTLLAKFGLRGPHVQRPCDTLSPGERTRAALALLQARGVNLLVLDEPTNHLDLPAIEQLEQAVESFTGTLILVTHDRRMLDTVRATRRWHMNAGVLTETH
- a CDS encoding GNAT family N-acetyltransferase, whose translation is MTILTVPELEGEQTRLRPFAEADAGSVVEAGQDPTIPLNTTVVAHGDHRDARAFIQRQHRRAITGEGWSFAITDPATDTAVGQIGLWRRNIHHGRASVGYWVLQRYRRHGYATRALRVLSSWAAVHDEISRLELFVEPANEGSWRAAEAAGYQREGLLRRWEKVGGEPRDMYIYALLP
- the glmM gene encoding phosphoglucosamine mutase, whose protein sequence is MGRLFGTDGVRGLANESLSPELALRVSGAAAQILSRGKKRALAVVGRDPRASGEMLEAAVTAGLTAAGVDVLSVGVLPTPAVAYLTGLYDACLGVMISASHNPMPDNGIKIFAAGGHKLDDAIEDRIEALIAAESPFRPTGASIGRVRNAAGARDQGLTVPDQYSLAGTHERYVEHLVEATGQDLSGLTVVVDCAHGAAAEVGPAAYREAGATVIAINAEPDGLNINDGCGSTHLDQVRAAVVEHGADLGLAHDGDADRCLAVDAYGNVVDGDAILAILALAMHEAGELAHDTLVATVMSNLGLHIAMRAAGITMRTTAVGDRYVLEELRRGGYTLGGEQSGHVVFPRYGTTGDGILTGLRLMARMAQSRRTLADLAAVLQTVPQILVNVPVSDKSVVARAPEIRDAVLEAERVLGDSGRVLLRPSGTEELVRVMVEATDPAQARQLADDLAKRVAAV